The Triticum aestivum cultivar Chinese Spring chromosome 3A, IWGSC CS RefSeq v2.1, whole genome shotgun sequence genome includes a region encoding these proteins:
- the LOC123058865 gene encoding uncharacterized protein, with the protein MSESGQRSRPWPPGAAAMAPSEPAAAADARGEATTLRDFGTSMDAISFGFAATAILISIFLLMAIFEHLIRPQAFQAPAGSPRGRRRRGHRSPGKPRSPPMVQTVLQAADLSVLMPGQRYPTYLAQPAPLPPPCPREGVHWPPHDHRRSQMPP; encoded by the exons ATGAGCGAGTCTGGGCAGAGGTCGAGGCCGTGGCCACCGGGGGCGGCCGCGATGGCGCCGTCGGAGCCGGCTGCGGCTGCCGACGCGAGGGGCGAGGCGACGACGCTGAGGGACTTCGGCACGTCCATGGACGCCATCTCCTTCGGCTTCGCGGCCACGGCCATCCTCATCTCCATCTTCCTCCTCATGGCCATCTTCGAGCACCTCATCAGGCCCCAGGCGTTCCAGGCGCCAGCCGGCTCCCCGCGCGGCCGACGCCGGCGTGGCCACCGCTCGCCCGGCAAGCCCCGGAGCCCGCCCATG GTGCAGACGGTGCTGCAGGCGGCGGACCTGTCGGTGCTGATGCCGGGGCAGCGGTACCCGACGTACCTCGCGCAGCCGGCGCcattgccgccgccgtgccccagGGAGGGGGTGCACTGGCCGCCGCACGACCACCGCCGCTCCCAAATGCCACCCTGA
- the LOC123058867 gene encoding uncharacterized protein: MNGYRNLASSPPAPSGGEPEPEPAPPPAAAKEGKWEGAAVGAAAMARNLSSASQRFAAVERSKSTGGHRGGGGFQAAVRRAFSMRRQPASGLSEGYWRIHDGLDDAEDEAEAPEEVDAQKKTQVAEAAVPGDAAASNDEIGQEETKKKKKKRGHIFKACKKLLGFKHV; this comes from the coding sequence ATGAACGGCTACCGCAACCTGGCCTCGTCCCCTCCGGCGCCCAGCGGcggggagccggagccggagccggcccCGCCCCCGGCCGCGGCGAAGGAGGGCAAGTGGGAGGGCGCGGCGGTCGGCGCGGCGGCCATGGCCAGGAACCTCTCGTCCGCCTCCCAGAGGTTCGCGGCCGTGGAGCGGAGCAAGTCCACCGGCggccaccgcggcggcggcggcttccagGCGGCCGTGAGGCGGGCCTTCTCCATGCGGAGGCAGCCGGCGTCCGGCCTCTCGGAGGGGTACTGGCGGATCCACGACGGCCTGGACGacgccgaggacgaggcagaggcgcCCGAGGAGGTCGACGCGCAGAAGAAGACTCAGGTGGCGGAGGCCGCGGTGCCGGGAGACGCCGCGGCGAGCAACGACGAGATCGGCCAGgaggagacgaagaagaagaagaagaagaggggccaCATCTTCAAGGCGTGCAAGAAGCTTCTTGGGTTCAAACATGTCTAG